The region AGAAGCGCCTGAGGCAATCGCCTTTTCTTTGATCCCATCCAGCTCTTCATCCCCTTGACCGACATCGGCACAAAAGGCGACCACTTCACAGCCATCGTAGTTTTCTTTTAACCACGGAATGATCGCCGATGTATCTAAGCCGCCAGAGTATGCTAATACCACTTTTTTGATTTGTTTTTTCTTTGCTAATGCCATTGTGCTTACCTAATAATTCTTTGTTAATCTGTGCTTACGTAATCTGTATTTGTTTAATCTGTGCTAATTCTGTTCGTTGCTTGCCGTTTTCATTAACGACTGGCAAAGATACTGACGAAAACCGCCATCTGCGCCCACATGCGGTTCTCAGCTTGTGGAAAAACCACCGAGTACTTCTCATCATCAAACAGCGCTGTGGTTATTTCATGCTCTAAGTGCGCTGGCTGACAGTGCATAACTTTCGTTGCCCCTGTGGTTTCCATCATGGCGTGATTGACCTGAAACGGCATAAACTGCGCTTCAATATCGGCAAACTTAGTGTCGTCGCCCATGGAAACCCATGTATCAGTATAGATAACATCTTGCGCGCCAATGGCTGATGCATCACTGGTTAATACCAGCTTGCTACCAGATTGCGCCGCCAGTGCTTGAGCTTTGGCAACCATTTCAGGTGCTGGGCCATAGCCCTCTGGGCAGGCAAGGGTGAAGTCAACGCCTAAAATTGCTGCCACTAACATCAATGAGTTAGAGACATTATTACCGTCACCGACATAAGCGACTTTGACCTCAGTCAAGTCATCAAACTGCTCTGCCAGAGTGACAAAATCTGCCAATGCCTGACACGGGTGATATAAATCACACAGCGCGTTAATCACAGGCACACTGGCATGGGTTGCCAAGCCAGTAATAGACTCATGTGAAAATACCCGAGCGACGATGGCATCAGCGTAACATGAGAGGTTTTTCGCGTAGTCGCTGACTCGCTCACGCTCGCCCAACTTACCATTTTGTTGACCAAGATAAAGGGCATGACCGCCTAATTTCGCGATACCAATATCAAAGCTGACGTGCGTGCGCAGTGACGGCTTTTCAAAGATCATCGCCACCGATTTACCCGCCAATACTTGGCTGTAATCGGCAGGGTTTTGTTTGATAGTTTTGGCGAGGTTGATCAGGTCTAAAATTTGCGACTTGCTTTGTGAGTCGTCCGCTAAAAACTGTGAAATTGTCATGGTAAAGTCCTAACATGGCACTTAATCAAAGCGCCCTGAAAATGTATCAAATATGCTTGTCTAGAGGTTGTTGCCCTGTTGCTAGCTTAGTCAGTCATTGCTATTCAGCATTACTGGGAGCTATGCGGCGTTACTCGGAATAATGCGGGTGCCAATATCAGCGCCTGAAAGCAGCGATAGAATCTGCTCTGGTGCTTGCCAGCTGGCCACCGCGATACTTCGTCGCAGTTGATTGGCGGCGTAGAAAGCGGCGTTAACTTTAGCGGTCATACCGCCAGAGATAACGCCTGCGTCGATTAACTCTGAGGCGTGTTGTTCGGTGAGATCAGCCAAATAGCGACCAGTGTCATCCATCACACCGTTTACATCGGTGAGCAACAGCAATTGAGCATTGAGTAACTGGCAAATCACCACGGCGGCATCGTCTGCATTCACGTTTACCAAGGCACCGGCTTGCTGCTCATTTGCTGTCAGCATACCGATTGAAGAAACCACGGGCAGAAAATCAGCTTTCAGTAAACTGTCCAGTAATTTGCTGTGTTGTGCTTTGGGAATACCAACAGCACCAAGGTCATTTGGATTTAACGTACAACTGACCATATTGCCATCAGCGAGCGATAGCCCCACAGCATTCAGCCCTACTTGGCTTGCGGTGGCGACAATTTGTTTGTTAACACTGCCCGCCAAAGCGCCACTGATAATCGGCATTTGCTCGTGTGGGGTAACGCGTAAACCATTTTTCTTTTCGCTCGAAAAACCTGCTTGTGCAAGCATCTCATCAACCACACAACCACCGCCATGCACTAACACGACTGGGGTATTTTCGGTTTGTTGTAATTTGGCAATAACCGACAATAGCTGATGAAGTGCGTCGGCTTTCTCTAAAATGGCACCGCCAATTTTGATGACAAGAGGTTTCATGCGTTAACTCCGAGCAGCACTGCTTTGCTGCGCAATTAGCGAATAGGCAAGAGGTAGATTAAGTTTAGCATTCAGGCATTGCACTGCTTGTGAAGCCGCACCTTTGAGCAGGTTATCAATCGCCGTGGTTACCACTAGCACTTGCTTGCTCTCGTCATATTGCCAATAAATATCAGCAAACGGCGTGTGTGCCACATCGTCAATTTGCGGACATTGCGGTTTAATCCGTACCAGCGGTTGGTCTTGATAAGCGCAGGTAAACGCTTGATCAACCATATTGCTGGTGACATCGGCTTTGAGTGATAACGTCACCGTTGCGAGCAAACCACGCTTAAACGGCGCGAGGTGTGGATTAAAAATGACTTGCGCGCCAGCTTCTTGGCTAATTTCCGGTTGGTGGCGATGTTTAAGAATATTGTACGGGCGTAAACTCACTTCATTGAAGCTAGTCGCTAACGAGCCATTGCGACCAGCACCGCTAACGCCACTAATGCCGTTAACCACAATTAAACTGTTTTCAAGATGCAAATTCTGGCTGACCACAGGCTTGAGCGACAGTAAGCTGGCCGTTGGGTAACAGCCCGGCACCGCAACTAGTGCCGCGTCAGCAAAATCACTTGGTAGCCATTCCGCTAAGCCGTATTGAGCTTGCGCCAGTGCGTCTGTATTGGCATGTGAAAAACCATAGTAAGTTGGGTAATCTTCGGGTGCCTTGAGGCGAAAGCCGCCAGACAAGTCAAACACCTGAACGCCCTTATCAATGAAGGCTTGCGCCCAATCAGCACTAAACTCGTGCGGTGTCGCAAAAAAGACCGCATCTAGCTCGTCAACAGCAGTATTGAACCATTGCTCGGAAAAAGCCTGGAGGGGTACATCACAGATCCCCAGCCAGCGAGCATGTAACTCTGAAAATAATGATCCATTGGAAGTACTGTTTTCCGATACCACTAAATGCGAGATCGAAACTTTGTCATGTTGAAGCAATAAACCAACAAGCTCAGCTCCAACGTAT is a window of Thalassotalea euphylliae DNA encoding:
- a CDS encoding ornithine carbamoyltransferase; the protein is MSQFLADDSQSKSQILDLINLAKTIKQNPADYSQVLAGKSVAMIFEKPSLRTHVSFDIGIAKLGGHALYLGQQNGKLGERERVSDYAKNLSCYADAIVARVFSHESITGLATHASVPVINALCDLYHPCQALADFVTLAEQFDDLTEVKVAYVGDGNNVSNSLMLVAAILGVDFTLACPEGYGPAPEMVAKAQALAAQSGSKLVLTSDASAIGAQDVIYTDTWVSMGDDTKFADIEAQFMPFQVNHAMMETTGATKVMHCQPAHLEHEITTALFDDEKYSVVFPQAENRMWAQMAVFVSIFASR
- the argB gene encoding acetylglutamate kinase; its protein translation is MKPLVIKIGGAILEKADALHQLLSVIAKLQQTENTPVVLVHGGGCVVDEMLAQAGFSSEKKNGLRVTPHEQMPIISGALAGSVNKQIVATASQVGLNAVGLSLADGNMVSCTLNPNDLGAVGIPKAQHSKLLDSLLKADFLPVVSSIGMLTANEQQAGALVNVNADDAAVVICQLLNAQLLLLTDVNGVMDDTGRYLADLTEQHASELIDAGVISGGMTAKVNAAFYAANQLRRSIAVASWQAPEQILSLLSGADIGTRIIPSNAA
- the argC gene encoding N-acetyl-gamma-glutamyl-phosphate reductase, coding for MKVAVIGASGYVGAELVGLLLQHDKVSISHLVVSENSTSNGSLFSELHARWLGICDVPLQAFSEQWFNTAVDELDAVFFATPHEFSADWAQAFIDKGVQVFDLSGGFRLKAPEDYPTYYGFSHANTDALAQAQYGLAEWLPSDFADAALVAVPGCYPTASLLSLKPVVSQNLHLENSLIVVNGISGVSGAGRNGSLATSFNEVSLRPYNILKHRHQPEISQEAGAQVIFNPHLAPFKRGLLATVTLSLKADVTSNMVDQAFTCAYQDQPLVRIKPQCPQIDDVAHTPFADIYWQYDESKQVLVVTTAIDNLLKGAASQAVQCLNAKLNLPLAYSLIAQQSSAARS